A DNA window from Eriocheir sinensis breed Jianghai 21 chromosome 22, ASM2467909v1, whole genome shotgun sequence contains the following coding sequences:
- the LOC127001864 gene encoding cilia- and flagella-associated protein 251-like codes for EGGEEEEEEEEEEEEEEEEEEEEEEEEEEEEEEEEEEEEEEEEEEEEEEEEEEEEEEEEEEEEEEEEEEEEEEEEEEEEEEEEEEEEEEEEEEEEEEEEEEEEEEEEEEEEEEEEEEEEEEEEEEEEEEEEEEEEEEEEEEEEEEEEEEEEEEEEEEEEEEEEEEEEEEEEEEEEEEEEEEEEEEEEEEEEEEEEEEEEEEEEEE; via the coding sequence gaaggaggtgaagaagaagaagaagaagaagaagaagaagaagaagaagaagaagaagaagaagaagaagaagaagaagaagaagaagaagaagaagaagaagaagaagaagaagaagaagaagaagaagaagaagaagaagaagaagaagaagaagaagaagaagaagaagaagaagaagaagaagaagaagaagaagaagaagaagaagaagaagaagaagaagaagaagaagaagaagaagaagaagaagaagaagaagaagaagaagaagaagaagaagaagaagaagaagaagaagaagaagaagaagaagaagaagaagaagaagaagaagaagaagaagaagaagaagaagaagaagaagaagaagaagaagaagaagaagaagaagaagaagaagaagaagaagaagaagaagaagaagaagaagaagaagaagaagaagaagaagaagaagaagaagaagaagaagaagaagaagaagaagaagaagaagaagaagaagaagaagaagaagaagaagaagaagaagaagaagaagaagaagaagaagaagaagaagaagaagaagaagaagaagaagaagaagaagaagaagaagaagaagaagaa